The following are from one region of the Patagioenas fasciata isolate bPatFas1 chromosome 14, bPatFas1.hap1, whole genome shotgun sequence genome:
- the NEURL1B gene encoding E3 ubiquitin-protein ligase NEURL1B isoform X3, with product MGNAESVLRSAASIDTSHQPRSISSRPYYSLPNSSHERRSVLAITEPPRFHSQAKGKNVRLDAHSRKATRRNSFCNGVTFTNRPIHLYEKVRLKLVAVHHGWSGALRFGFTIHDPSQMSSDDIPKYACPDLVTRPGYWAKALPERFAVRDNILAFWVDRHGRVFYSINDEEPILFHCGIKVSGPLWALIDVYGITHEVQILDSMFAETVTTAHLSTARLSTCLPQSNHDSANFNNNELENNQVVAKIANLNLSRVPGLATDNHIIPCCPNRRQHAQGVPAFLDTDLRFHPTRGPDITFSQDRMVACTNWQESNRTLVFSDRPLHIGESLFVEVGHLGLPYYGALSFGITSCDPSTLRTNELPADPDFLLDRKEYWVVYRAFPVLNSGDILSFMVLPNGEVHHGVNGASRGMLMCVDTSQSLWVFFTIHGVINQLKILGTVQSSPVTVSPSGSPGGSQYDSDSDMAFSVNRSSSASESSLVTAPSSPLSPPISPVFSPPEPSSSKNGECTVCFDSEVDTVIYTCGHMCLCNTCGLKLKKQLNACCPICRRVIKDVIKIYRP from the exons ACACAAGCCACCAGCCCCGCTCCATCTCCAGCCGCCCCTACTACAGTTTGCCCAACAGCAGCCATGAGAGACGCTCGGTCCTCGCCATCACGGAGCCGCCGCGTTTCCACTCCCAAGCCAAAGGCAAGAACGTGCGTCTGGACGCTCACTCCCGCAAGGCCACGCGGAGGAACAGCTTCTGCAACGGGGTCACCTTCACCAACCGGCCCATCCACCTCTACGAGAAGGTCAGGCTGAAGCTGGTGGCCGTGCACCACGGCTGGAGCGGAGCCCTGCGCTTCGGCTTCACCATTCACGACCCGTCGCAGATGAGCTCTGATGACATACCAAAGTACGCCTGTCCGGACCTGGTGACCCGACCCGGATACTGGGCCAAAGCTTTGCCAGAGAGGTTTGCTGTCAGAGACAATATCTTGGCCTTCTGGGTTGACCGTCATGGGAGAGTCTTCTACAGTATTAATGATGAGGAGCCAATATTGTTTCACTGTGGTATTAAAGTTTCTGGTCCTCTCTGGGCACTCATAGACGTCTATGGAATTACCCATGAAGTGCAAATACTAG ACAGCATGTTTGCAGAGACCGTGACCACTGCCCATCTCAGCACCGCCCGTCTCAGCACCTGCCTTCCGCAGAGCAACCACGACTCAGCCAACTTCAATAACAACGAACTGGAGAACAACCAAGTGGTGGCCAAAATCGCAAACTTAAACTTAAGTCGGGTACCAGGACTTGCGACAGACAACCACATCATCCCCTGTTGCCCAAACCGACGGCAGCACGCCCAGGGGgtcccagccttcctggacacAGACCTGCGATTCCACCCCACCCGTGGACCTGACATCACCTTCTCTCAGGACCGGATGGTTGCATGCACCAACTGGCAGGAAAGCAATAGGACTTTGGTGTTTTCTGACCGGCCTTTGCACATCGGTGAGAGCCTCTTTGTGGAAGTAGGACACCTTGGGTTGCCATACTACGGGGCCCTTTCATTTGGCATCACTTCTTGTGATCCGAGTACTTTACGGACAAACGAGCTCCCAGCAGATCCGGACTTTCTCTTGGACCGCAAGGAGTACTGGGTTGTTTACCGAGCGTTCCCGGTCCTCAACAGCGGCGACATTCTCAGTTTCATGGTCTTGCCGAATGGAGAGGTGCACCACGGGGTGAACGGAGCCAGCCGAGGGATGCTAATGTGTGTGGACACCTCACAGTCGCTCTGGGTGTTTTTTACAATCCACGGTGTGATCAACCAGCTCAAAATACTGG GCACTGTGCAGTCCAGCCCAGTGACCGTCTCTCCCTCAGGATCGCCCGGCGGCTCGCAGTACGACAGCGACTCAGACATGGCCTTCAGCGTCAACAGGTCGTCGTCTGCTTCAGAGTCATCACTCG TGACCGCTCCCAGCTCCCCCTTGAGCCCCCCCATCTCTCCCGTCTTCTCCCCTCCGGAGCCATCAAGCAGCAAGAACGGGGAATGCACCGTCTGCTTTGACAGCGAGGTGGACACGGTGATCTACACCTGCGGACACATGTGCCTCTGCAACACCTGTGGTCTTAAGCTGAAGAAGCAGCTCAATGCCTGCTGCCCAATCTGCCGACGGGTCATCAAAGATGTTATTAAAATATACCGCCCTTAG
- the NEURL1B gene encoding E3 ubiquitin-protein ligase NEURL1B isoform X1, whose amino-acid sequence MHSLTHVNLKKGMTSVVLRVCDWGVLSGAFKRSRQERGKVGWKKPEDTSHQPRSISSRPYYSLPNSSHERRSVLAITEPPRFHSQAKGKNVRLDAHSRKATRRNSFCNGVTFTNRPIHLYEKVRLKLVAVHHGWSGALRFGFTIHDPSQMSSDDIPKYACPDLVTRPGYWAKALPERFAVRDNILAFWVDRHGRVFYSINDEEPILFHCGIKVSGPLWALIDVYGITHEVQILDSMFAETVTTAHLSTARLSTCLPQSNHDSANFNNNELENNQVVAKIANLNLSRVPGLATDNHIIPCCPNRRQHAQGVPAFLDTDLRFHPTRGPDITFSQDRMVACTNWQESNRTLVFSDRPLHIGESLFVEVGHLGLPYYGALSFGITSCDPSTLRTNELPADPDFLLDRKEYWVVYRAFPVLNSGDILSFMVLPNGEVHHGVNGASRGMLMCVDTSQSLWVFFTIHGVINQLKILGTVQSSPVTVSPSGSPGGSQYDSDSDMAFSVNRSSSASESSLVTAPSSPLSPPISPVFSPPEPSSSKNGECTVCFDSEVDTVIYTCGHMCLCNTCGLKLKKQLNACCPICRRVIKDVIKIYRP is encoded by the exons ATGCACAGCCTTACACACGTGAATTTAAAAAAAGGGATGACATCAGTCGTTCTGCGGGTCTGCGACTGGGGAGTTCTCAGCGGCGCTTTCAAAAGGAGTCGtcaagaaagaggaaaagttgGATGGAAGAAACCTGAAG ACACAAGCCACCAGCCCCGCTCCATCTCCAGCCGCCCCTACTACAGTTTGCCCAACAGCAGCCATGAGAGACGCTCGGTCCTCGCCATCACGGAGCCGCCGCGTTTCCACTCCCAAGCCAAAGGCAAGAACGTGCGTCTGGACGCTCACTCCCGCAAGGCCACGCGGAGGAACAGCTTCTGCAACGGGGTCACCTTCACCAACCGGCCCATCCACCTCTACGAGAAGGTCAGGCTGAAGCTGGTGGCCGTGCACCACGGCTGGAGCGGAGCCCTGCGCTTCGGCTTCACCATTCACGACCCGTCGCAGATGAGCTCTGATGACATACCAAAGTACGCCTGTCCGGACCTGGTGACCCGACCCGGATACTGGGCCAAAGCTTTGCCAGAGAGGTTTGCTGTCAGAGACAATATCTTGGCCTTCTGGGTTGACCGTCATGGGAGAGTCTTCTACAGTATTAATGATGAGGAGCCAATATTGTTTCACTGTGGTATTAAAGTTTCTGGTCCTCTCTGGGCACTCATAGACGTCTATGGAATTACCCATGAAGTGCAAATACTAG ACAGCATGTTTGCAGAGACCGTGACCACTGCCCATCTCAGCACCGCCCGTCTCAGCACCTGCCTTCCGCAGAGCAACCACGACTCAGCCAACTTCAATAACAACGAACTGGAGAACAACCAAGTGGTGGCCAAAATCGCAAACTTAAACTTAAGTCGGGTACCAGGACTTGCGACAGACAACCACATCATCCCCTGTTGCCCAAACCGACGGCAGCACGCCCAGGGGgtcccagccttcctggacacAGACCTGCGATTCCACCCCACCCGTGGACCTGACATCACCTTCTCTCAGGACCGGATGGTTGCATGCACCAACTGGCAGGAAAGCAATAGGACTTTGGTGTTTTCTGACCGGCCTTTGCACATCGGTGAGAGCCTCTTTGTGGAAGTAGGACACCTTGGGTTGCCATACTACGGGGCCCTTTCATTTGGCATCACTTCTTGTGATCCGAGTACTTTACGGACAAACGAGCTCCCAGCAGATCCGGACTTTCTCTTGGACCGCAAGGAGTACTGGGTTGTTTACCGAGCGTTCCCGGTCCTCAACAGCGGCGACATTCTCAGTTTCATGGTCTTGCCGAATGGAGAGGTGCACCACGGGGTGAACGGAGCCAGCCGAGGGATGCTAATGTGTGTGGACACCTCACAGTCGCTCTGGGTGTTTTTTACAATCCACGGTGTGATCAACCAGCTCAAAATACTGG GCACTGTGCAGTCCAGCCCAGTGACCGTCTCTCCCTCAGGATCGCCCGGCGGCTCGCAGTACGACAGCGACTCAGACATGGCCTTCAGCGTCAACAGGTCGTCGTCTGCTTCAGAGTCATCACTCG TGACCGCTCCCAGCTCCCCCTTGAGCCCCCCCATCTCTCCCGTCTTCTCCCCTCCGGAGCCATCAAGCAGCAAGAACGGGGAATGCACCGTCTGCTTTGACAGCGAGGTGGACACGGTGATCTACACCTGCGGACACATGTGCCTCTGCAACACCTGTGGTCTTAAGCTGAAGAAGCAGCTCAATGCCTGCTGCCCAATCTGCCGACGGGTCATCAAAGATGTTATTAAAATATACCGCCCTTAG
- the NEURL1B gene encoding E3 ubiquitin-protein ligase NEURL1B isoform X2, with amino-acid sequence MPTSSCFPPLTAAHCSDTSHQPRSISSRPYYSLPNSSHERRSVLAITEPPRFHSQAKGKNVRLDAHSRKATRRNSFCNGVTFTNRPIHLYEKVRLKLVAVHHGWSGALRFGFTIHDPSQMSSDDIPKYACPDLVTRPGYWAKALPERFAVRDNILAFWVDRHGRVFYSINDEEPILFHCGIKVSGPLWALIDVYGITHEVQILDSMFAETVTTAHLSTARLSTCLPQSNHDSANFNNNELENNQVVAKIANLNLSRVPGLATDNHIIPCCPNRRQHAQGVPAFLDTDLRFHPTRGPDITFSQDRMVACTNWQESNRTLVFSDRPLHIGESLFVEVGHLGLPYYGALSFGITSCDPSTLRTNELPADPDFLLDRKEYWVVYRAFPVLNSGDILSFMVLPNGEVHHGVNGASRGMLMCVDTSQSLWVFFTIHGVINQLKILGTVQSSPVTVSPSGSPGGSQYDSDSDMAFSVNRSSSASESSLVTAPSSPLSPPISPVFSPPEPSSSKNGECTVCFDSEVDTVIYTCGHMCLCNTCGLKLKKQLNACCPICRRVIKDVIKIYRP; translated from the exons ATGCCAACATCTTCTTGCTTCCCTCCCCTCACCGCTGCCCATTGTTCGG ACACAAGCCACCAGCCCCGCTCCATCTCCAGCCGCCCCTACTACAGTTTGCCCAACAGCAGCCATGAGAGACGCTCGGTCCTCGCCATCACGGAGCCGCCGCGTTTCCACTCCCAAGCCAAAGGCAAGAACGTGCGTCTGGACGCTCACTCCCGCAAGGCCACGCGGAGGAACAGCTTCTGCAACGGGGTCACCTTCACCAACCGGCCCATCCACCTCTACGAGAAGGTCAGGCTGAAGCTGGTGGCCGTGCACCACGGCTGGAGCGGAGCCCTGCGCTTCGGCTTCACCATTCACGACCCGTCGCAGATGAGCTCTGATGACATACCAAAGTACGCCTGTCCGGACCTGGTGACCCGACCCGGATACTGGGCCAAAGCTTTGCCAGAGAGGTTTGCTGTCAGAGACAATATCTTGGCCTTCTGGGTTGACCGTCATGGGAGAGTCTTCTACAGTATTAATGATGAGGAGCCAATATTGTTTCACTGTGGTATTAAAGTTTCTGGTCCTCTCTGGGCACTCATAGACGTCTATGGAATTACCCATGAAGTGCAAATACTAG ACAGCATGTTTGCAGAGACCGTGACCACTGCCCATCTCAGCACCGCCCGTCTCAGCACCTGCCTTCCGCAGAGCAACCACGACTCAGCCAACTTCAATAACAACGAACTGGAGAACAACCAAGTGGTGGCCAAAATCGCAAACTTAAACTTAAGTCGGGTACCAGGACTTGCGACAGACAACCACATCATCCCCTGTTGCCCAAACCGACGGCAGCACGCCCAGGGGgtcccagccttcctggacacAGACCTGCGATTCCACCCCACCCGTGGACCTGACATCACCTTCTCTCAGGACCGGATGGTTGCATGCACCAACTGGCAGGAAAGCAATAGGACTTTGGTGTTTTCTGACCGGCCTTTGCACATCGGTGAGAGCCTCTTTGTGGAAGTAGGACACCTTGGGTTGCCATACTACGGGGCCCTTTCATTTGGCATCACTTCTTGTGATCCGAGTACTTTACGGACAAACGAGCTCCCAGCAGATCCGGACTTTCTCTTGGACCGCAAGGAGTACTGGGTTGTTTACCGAGCGTTCCCGGTCCTCAACAGCGGCGACATTCTCAGTTTCATGGTCTTGCCGAATGGAGAGGTGCACCACGGGGTGAACGGAGCCAGCCGAGGGATGCTAATGTGTGTGGACACCTCACAGTCGCTCTGGGTGTTTTTTACAATCCACGGTGTGATCAACCAGCTCAAAATACTGG GCACTGTGCAGTCCAGCCCAGTGACCGTCTCTCCCTCAGGATCGCCCGGCGGCTCGCAGTACGACAGCGACTCAGACATGGCCTTCAGCGTCAACAGGTCGTCGTCTGCTTCAGAGTCATCACTCG TGACCGCTCCCAGCTCCCCCTTGAGCCCCCCCATCTCTCCCGTCTTCTCCCCTCCGGAGCCATCAAGCAGCAAGAACGGGGAATGCACCGTCTGCTTTGACAGCGAGGTGGACACGGTGATCTACACCTGCGGACACATGTGCCTCTGCAACACCTGTGGTCTTAAGCTGAAGAAGCAGCTCAATGCCTGCTGCCCAATCTGCCGACGGGTCATCAAAGATGTTATTAAAATATACCGCCCTTAG
- the NEURL1B gene encoding E3 ubiquitin-protein ligase NEURL1B isoform X4: protein MGNTVHKTLADTSHQPRSISSRPYYSLPNSSHERRSVLAITEPPRFHSQAKGKNVRLDAHSRKATRRNSFCNGVTFTNRPIHLYEKVRLKLVAVHHGWSGALRFGFTIHDPSQMSSDDIPKYACPDLVTRPGYWAKALPERFAVRDNILAFWVDRHGRVFYSINDEEPILFHCGIKVSGPLWALIDVYGITHEVQILDSMFAETVTTAHLSTARLSTCLPQSNHDSANFNNNELENNQVVAKIANLNLSRVPGLATDNHIIPCCPNRRQHAQGVPAFLDTDLRFHPTRGPDITFSQDRMVACTNWQESNRTLVFSDRPLHIGESLFVEVGHLGLPYYGALSFGITSCDPSTLRTNELPADPDFLLDRKEYWVVYRAFPVLNSGDILSFMVLPNGEVHHGVNGASRGMLMCVDTSQSLWVFFTIHGVINQLKILGTVQSSPVTVSPSGSPGGSQYDSDSDMAFSVNRSSSASESSLVTAPSSPLSPPISPVFSPPEPSSSKNGECTVCFDSEVDTVIYTCGHMCLCNTCGLKLKKQLNACCPICRRVIKDVIKIYRP, encoded by the exons ATGGGCAACACGGTGCACAAGACCCTGGCAG ACACAAGCCACCAGCCCCGCTCCATCTCCAGCCGCCCCTACTACAGTTTGCCCAACAGCAGCCATGAGAGACGCTCGGTCCTCGCCATCACGGAGCCGCCGCGTTTCCACTCCCAAGCCAAAGGCAAGAACGTGCGTCTGGACGCTCACTCCCGCAAGGCCACGCGGAGGAACAGCTTCTGCAACGGGGTCACCTTCACCAACCGGCCCATCCACCTCTACGAGAAGGTCAGGCTGAAGCTGGTGGCCGTGCACCACGGCTGGAGCGGAGCCCTGCGCTTCGGCTTCACCATTCACGACCCGTCGCAGATGAGCTCTGATGACATACCAAAGTACGCCTGTCCGGACCTGGTGACCCGACCCGGATACTGGGCCAAAGCTTTGCCAGAGAGGTTTGCTGTCAGAGACAATATCTTGGCCTTCTGGGTTGACCGTCATGGGAGAGTCTTCTACAGTATTAATGATGAGGAGCCAATATTGTTTCACTGTGGTATTAAAGTTTCTGGTCCTCTCTGGGCACTCATAGACGTCTATGGAATTACCCATGAAGTGCAAATACTAG ACAGCATGTTTGCAGAGACCGTGACCACTGCCCATCTCAGCACCGCCCGTCTCAGCACCTGCCTTCCGCAGAGCAACCACGACTCAGCCAACTTCAATAACAACGAACTGGAGAACAACCAAGTGGTGGCCAAAATCGCAAACTTAAACTTAAGTCGGGTACCAGGACTTGCGACAGACAACCACATCATCCCCTGTTGCCCAAACCGACGGCAGCACGCCCAGGGGgtcccagccttcctggacacAGACCTGCGATTCCACCCCACCCGTGGACCTGACATCACCTTCTCTCAGGACCGGATGGTTGCATGCACCAACTGGCAGGAAAGCAATAGGACTTTGGTGTTTTCTGACCGGCCTTTGCACATCGGTGAGAGCCTCTTTGTGGAAGTAGGACACCTTGGGTTGCCATACTACGGGGCCCTTTCATTTGGCATCACTTCTTGTGATCCGAGTACTTTACGGACAAACGAGCTCCCAGCAGATCCGGACTTTCTCTTGGACCGCAAGGAGTACTGGGTTGTTTACCGAGCGTTCCCGGTCCTCAACAGCGGCGACATTCTCAGTTTCATGGTCTTGCCGAATGGAGAGGTGCACCACGGGGTGAACGGAGCCAGCCGAGGGATGCTAATGTGTGTGGACACCTCACAGTCGCTCTGGGTGTTTTTTACAATCCACGGTGTGATCAACCAGCTCAAAATACTGG GCACTGTGCAGTCCAGCCCAGTGACCGTCTCTCCCTCAGGATCGCCCGGCGGCTCGCAGTACGACAGCGACTCAGACATGGCCTTCAGCGTCAACAGGTCGTCGTCTGCTTCAGAGTCATCACTCG TGACCGCTCCCAGCTCCCCCTTGAGCCCCCCCATCTCTCCCGTCTTCTCCCCTCCGGAGCCATCAAGCAGCAAGAACGGGGAATGCACCGTCTGCTTTGACAGCGAGGTGGACACGGTGATCTACACCTGCGGACACATGTGCCTCTGCAACACCTGTGGTCTTAAGCTGAAGAAGCAGCTCAATGCCTGCTGCCCAATCTGCCGACGGGTCATCAAAGATGTTATTAAAATATACCGCCCTTAG